A window of the Bacteroidota bacterium genome harbors these coding sequences:
- a CDS encoding T9SS type A sorting domain-containing protein, producing MNTTAPINNITCVNFDNVSEKIYALNDTYDSSFNYLGRYIIEIDKVTGDIINRGDLAEFPYYVGGSSCFDQNTGTFMLAAIDTSNVLKMVAFNTLTDTYVAGFIPSVVSEIVCDNSQFAKNKYSTTSINQELASNLNVYPNPVTSVLSIEYTSSSPVLVQVSDSNGKQLITRNYNSTNKIDLNLESFAPGLYIVTLTSGEQTVSQKIMVL from the coding sequence TTGAATACTACAGCACCAATTAATAATATTACCTGTGTTAATTTTGACAATGTTAGTGAAAAAATATACGCGCTAAATGATACTTATGACTCATCATTTAATTATTTAGGTCGTTATATTATTGAAATAGATAAAGTAACGGGCGATATTATTAACCGCGGAGATCTTGCTGAGTTCCCGTATTACGTTGGTGGTTCATCTTGTTTTGATCAAAATACCGGAACATTTATGTTAGCAGCAATTGATACTAGTAATGTACTCAAAATGGTTGCGTTTAATACGTTAACTGATACTTATGTAGCCGGCTTTATTCCAAGTGTTGTTTCAGAAATTGTTTGTGATAATTCGCAATTTGCTAAAAACAAATATTCCACAACATCAATAAATCAGGAATTGGCTTCCAACCTAAATGTATATCCAAATCCTGTTACATCTGTATTGAGTATTGAATACACCTCATCAAGCCCTGTTTTAGTTCAGGTGTCTGATTCAAATGGTAAACAATTAATCACACGCAATTATAATTCCACCAATAAAATTGATTTAAACTTGGAATCATTTGCACCGGGACTTTATATTGTAACATTGACAAGTGGAGAACAAACTGTTTCTCAGAAAATTATGGTGTTGTGA